The following coding sequences lie in one Spirosoma sp. KUDC1026 genomic window:
- a CDS encoding response regulator, producing the protein MNYSTQSRRPAAKAIILVIEDNADQWFIIRWALEQRFPEVEAIWFKNSAQALMYLDSCQLNEQAFPRLILLDLYIPNRESGWRFLETIKLHHLYREIPTVMLSWSADREDIRESYMLRSNSYLVKPDSYEKWLECFTVFRDYWWDAVTLPLPA; encoded by the coding sequence ATGAACTACTCTACTCAATCGCGCCGACCAGCCGCTAAAGCAATTATTCTCGTGATCGAGGACAATGCTGATCAATGGTTTATAATCCGGTGGGCATTGGAGCAGCGTTTTCCTGAAGTTGAAGCTATATGGTTTAAAAATTCAGCACAGGCTCTGATGTATCTGGATAGCTGTCAACTTAATGAACAGGCATTTCCCCGATTGATTCTGCTGGATTTATACATCCCCAACCGGGAGAGTGGCTGGCGGTTTTTAGAAACGATTAAACTGCACCATCTGTATCGGGAAATACCGACCGTGATGTTAAGCTGGTCGGCGGATCGGGAGGATATTCGGGAGTCATATATGCTACGTAGCAACTCCTACCTCGTTAAGCCGGATAGTTACGAAAAATGGCTGGAATGTTTTACTGTTTTTCGAGACTACTGGTGGGATGCCGTTACGCTCCCCCTGCCTGCCTAG
- a CDS encoding response regulator, whose protein sequence is MALIYVVDDAADYRFLIGRFLKHSLPEHTFAFFDDGASLCQETIESAHEQATRPDLVLMDIHMPGRNGIQTLICLKQVSGWNQIPVIMLSSSSDPAEIDACYQAGAQSVVNKATDWQAFTRHIQQLLAGESRETRQAGGA, encoded by the coding sequence ATGGCATTGATATACGTCGTCGATGATGCTGCTGACTATCGCTTTCTGATCGGCCGTTTTCTCAAGCATTCATTACCAGAGCATACGTTCGCTTTTTTTGACGACGGAGCATCACTATGCCAGGAGACAATCGAATCTGCTCATGAACAGGCCACACGGCCTGATCTGGTTCTAATGGACATTCACATGCCCGGCCGGAATGGTATACAGACGCTGATTTGCCTGAAGCAGGTTTCGGGCTGGAACCAGATTCCTGTTATTATGCTCAGCAGTAGCAGTGACCCAGCCGAAATTGATGCCTGTTATCAGGCAGGAGCCCAGTCGGTAGTTAACAAGGCAACCGACTGGCAAGCGTTTACCCGCCATATTCAGCAGCTTTTAGCTGGCGAAAGCAGAGAGACTAGGCAGGCAGGGGGAGCGTAA
- a CDS encoding CheR family methyltransferase has protein sequence MLTNDTDAVSSQPSRKPVPVVAIGGATGSLDALSDLLRYMPSATGMAFVYVQHADLVPVSQLSSVLSQATTMPVVAAEHQQQIVPNQVYVLTSDKDMGVVDGVLTFIPRQLRRSTGSSSIRMPIDEFFLSLATRQREGSIAILLSGSGNDGTAGLKAIKAAGGITFAQDETASFQSMPKAAISEGVVDKVLSPADIADEVIRLSQQINVFRQTAHTEGEIADDQDPTANDEDLRKIILFLRRSIGVDFTHYKVTTIRRRVVRRMLLYKLETLADYAQYLSQHPAEGKALYSDLLINVTNFFRDTDTMDYLKKVLLPQLVKSKTPRESIRIWVPACSTGEEAYSIAMLLTEIMNEQGVNIPINIFATDLSESAIARARLGTYTRSQMLDVSPKRVQRFFSKVDDHYRISKAIRDLCVFAPHNVFKDPPFSRLDLVSCRNMLIYTENVLQRKAIATFHYALNPNGYLLLGKSETVGASTSLFVQVEKRYKIFVRKNDAISRATFDMNLQPGPIQANLERQLETTSLTEANAAKVNMKAKNPLGNNGNNLDNTVDNILLGQYTPASVVVNQDLEILQFRGSTGLFLEPAPGKASLNLLKMARPTLAFDLRSIIHKAQKAGQAVRKSGLKIRIKEQTHYVAIEAVPLSVDTEERLYLVLFEEITPSLLPETTSSQSRNQRIKQLEEELSSLREDMRSIIEEQEASNEELQSANEEIVSSNEELQSINEELETSKEEIESTNEELLTINQELQVRNDQLSEAYSYSEAIFSTIREATIVLDKDLRLKSANKAFYKTFRLREDETEGVLIYELDNRQWNIDRLRQLLEDVIHQNAVIQNFEVTHHFAELGEKVLRFNACKVVQQQRQEAILIAIEDITESRRAQRLSEEREAWFRNLTDSAPMLIWVADADGRYSFLNQAWLTYTGRTQEEEIERGWAQDIHPDDRDNYLAVYKQKFAIRESFSAEYRLLRHDGEYRWMLEYAEPTFFPNGDFSGYVGIDADIHLQKELQQELDRRVRQRTQELQTTNTLLNRTESIAHIGSYELILATNASLYSDEMYRLFGFEPGQVSLNADFMDSHTYPGDVAPIAIRIEQALKDHQPFEYIRRIYRNDGQMRYLFNRHEVMRDETGKVVKIVGFAQDITEQRLAQKRVRESEEQFRTLVENTRDVITRWDIDLKLVFANSAFAEKTGAPLSVLLGKTNQEMGQPDSVAIPYMDKLREVFDTGTSQDHYNIFTTPKGITLYYSVIVPELASNGRIQSVLAIARDITELKEAEKQIQETNQHLQAVLNSSTSLIAFFKAVHDEHRQIMDFRLAVCNERFAAMMHKTASQLLHQPVAYLEKQLWQEKTLDILRQVRLTNEPFYEERHTPDNPESQWVAISVTRFDDGVVVNGLDITVLKQAEQQQQQLFNEIRNSSDTVTNLHNLRQYIKERGEFLRRTSHDLRGNFGIIQGAASMLDLATDEEEREQMLSMLQRNIKQATDMLTELLDFARLEAGQEQRHLASFDVAQLLDELIASLQPMADERALWLRADGVRPLFVEGDAIKVNRIAQNLLLNALTYTQTGGVAVNWEAVESSERWQLTITDSGPGLAQKDISAINSRHGEGIGLAIVRQLCDLLDGDIAVTSKPKEGTRFVISFPSSYPVTN, from the coding sequence ATGCTTACGAATGATACCGATGCTGTTAGTTCTCAACCCAGTCGTAAACCAGTGCCTGTTGTTGCCATTGGGGGTGCCACGGGTAGTCTGGATGCCCTTTCTGATTTACTGAGGTACATGCCTTCAGCAACAGGGATGGCCTTCGTTTACGTCCAGCATGCTGACCTTGTTCCGGTCAGTCAACTATCAAGCGTATTGAGCCAGGCGACAACGATGCCAGTTGTAGCGGCCGAACACCAGCAACAGATTGTTCCTAATCAGGTATACGTCCTGACATCAGATAAAGATATGGGGGTGGTTGACGGGGTGCTAACTTTTATTCCCCGTCAGCTTCGTCGGAGTACCGGTTCGTCGTCCATCCGCATGCCGATCGACGAATTTTTTCTGTCGCTGGCAACGCGGCAGCGCGAGGGCTCCATTGCTATTCTTCTGTCTGGATCAGGTAATGATGGCACGGCGGGTCTGAAAGCGATCAAAGCAGCTGGCGGTATCACATTTGCGCAGGACGAAACGGCCTCCTTTCAGAGCATGCCCAAAGCAGCTATCTCAGAAGGGGTGGTCGATAAGGTGCTTTCCCCGGCTGACATTGCCGACGAGGTGATCCGGCTAAGCCAGCAGATCAACGTTTTCCGGCAGACAGCCCACACCGAAGGCGAGATAGCAGATGACCAGGATCCGACTGCTAATGACGAAGACCTTCGTAAAATCATCCTGTTTCTACGCCGGTCGATCGGAGTTGATTTCACGCATTACAAAGTAACAACCATTCGTCGGCGTGTTGTCCGACGGATGCTGCTTTACAAGCTGGAAACCCTGGCCGACTACGCGCAGTACCTGAGTCAGCATCCAGCCGAAGGGAAGGCCCTTTACAGCGATCTGCTGATCAACGTAACCAACTTTTTTCGGGACACCGACACGATGGACTACCTGAAAAAAGTACTGCTGCCCCAGCTGGTTAAAAGTAAAACGCCCCGCGAGTCGATCCGAATCTGGGTGCCTGCTTGCTCAACGGGCGAAGAGGCCTACTCGATCGCCATGCTGCTGACAGAGATCATGAACGAGCAGGGCGTCAATATCCCGATCAACATTTTCGCCACCGACCTCAGTGAATCAGCGATTGCCAGAGCCCGGCTGGGGACGTACACCCGCAGCCAGATGCTGGACGTATCGCCCAAGCGGGTGCAACGCTTTTTTTCGAAAGTAGATGATCACTATCGGATCTCCAAGGCAATCCGGGACCTGTGCGTCTTTGCCCCCCATAATGTGTTTAAAGATCCGCCCTTTTCCCGGCTCGATCTGGTTAGCTGTCGCAACATGCTGATTTACACCGAAAACGTATTACAGCGCAAAGCCATTGCTACGTTTCATTATGCCCTGAACCCAAATGGCTATCTGCTGCTGGGCAAGTCAGAAACCGTTGGTGCGTCAACTTCGTTATTTGTTCAGGTAGAGAAACGGTACAAAATCTTTGTTCGTAAAAACGATGCCATCAGCCGGGCTACCTTTGACATGAATCTCCAGCCCGGTCCCATCCAGGCAAATCTGGAAAGGCAGCTTGAAACGACATCGTTAACAGAAGCAAACGCTGCTAAAGTTAATATGAAGGCGAAAAATCCCCTAGGTAACAATGGCAATAATCTGGATAACACGGTTGATAATATCCTGTTAGGCCAGTACACGCCAGCCTCTGTTGTTGTCAATCAGGATCTGGAGATTCTCCAGTTCCGTGGGTCAACAGGCCTCTTTCTGGAACCAGCCCCAGGCAAAGCCAGCCTAAACCTGCTCAAAATGGCCCGCCCCACCCTGGCTTTTGATCTGCGTAGTATTATTCATAAGGCCCAGAAAGCCGGGCAGGCAGTGCGTAAATCGGGTCTGAAAATTCGGATTAAAGAGCAGACTCATTACGTTGCTATTGAAGCAGTCCCACTGTCCGTCGATACGGAAGAACGACTATACTTGGTTCTTTTTGAAGAGATTACACCGTCGCTACTCCCCGAAACGACCTCGTCTCAGTCGCGGAATCAGCGTATCAAACAATTGGAAGAAGAGCTGAGCAGCCTGCGCGAGGATATGCGCTCCATTATCGAAGAGCAGGAAGCCAGCAACGAAGAACTCCAGTCGGCCAACGAGGAGATCGTCAGCTCCAACGAAGAGCTGCAAAGTATCAACGAGGAACTGGAAACCAGTAAGGAGGAGATTGAATCGACTAACGAAGAGTTACTGACCATCAACCAGGAGCTTCAGGTACGTAACGATCAGCTTTCAGAGGCCTACAGCTATTCGGAAGCAATCTTTTCAACTATTCGCGAAGCCACGATCGTACTTGATAAGGACCTGCGGCTAAAGAGTGCGAACAAAGCCTTTTATAAAACCTTCCGCCTGCGCGAAGACGAAACTGAAGGCGTACTGATCTACGAACTGGATAATCGCCAGTGGAACATTGACCGGTTACGGCAGTTACTGGAAGACGTAATACATCAGAACGCAGTTATCCAGAATTTTGAAGTTACGCACCATTTTGCCGAGCTGGGCGAGAAAGTACTTCGGTTCAACGCCTGCAAGGTGGTTCAGCAGCAGCGACAAGAAGCGATTCTGATTGCCATTGAGGATATTACCGAATCCCGCCGGGCGCAGCGCCTATCGGAAGAACGCGAGGCCTGGTTCAGAAACCTCACCGATAGCGCCCCGATGCTGATCTGGGTAGCCGACGCCGATGGGCGATATTCGTTTTTGAATCAGGCCTGGCTTACTTATACGGGTCGTACGCAGGAAGAAGAAATAGAGCGCGGCTGGGCGCAGGATATCCATCCCGATGATCGGGATAACTACCTAGCTGTTTACAAACAGAAATTTGCGATTCGCGAGTCCTTCAGTGCCGAGTATAGACTGTTGCGCCACGACGGCGAATACCGCTGGATGCTGGAATACGCCGAGCCTACTTTTTTTCCTAACGGAGATTTTAGTGGCTACGTCGGCATTGACGCCGATATTCATCTGCAAAAAGAACTTCAGCAGGAACTGGACCGACGGGTTAGGCAACGCACGCAGGAGCTACAAACTACCAACACGCTGCTTAATCGCACCGAAAGTATTGCCCACATTGGTAGTTACGAGCTTATTCTGGCAACGAACGCGTCCCTTTATTCGGATGAGATGTATCGGCTGTTTGGATTCGAGCCGGGCCAGGTCAGCCTGAATGCGGATTTTATGGATTCGCATACGTACCCCGGTGACGTGGCTCCCATTGCCATACGTATTGAGCAGGCCCTGAAAGACCATCAGCCATTTGAATACATCCGGCGTATTTATCGGAACGACGGACAGATGCGTTACCTGTTCAACCGGCACGAAGTAATGCGTGATGAAACGGGGAAGGTTGTTAAAATCGTTGGCTTCGCCCAGGACATTACGGAACAACGACTGGCCCAGAAACGCGTACGGGAAAGTGAAGAGCAGTTCCGGACGCTCGTCGAAAATACGCGGGATGTTATTACGCGCTGGGATATCGACTTAAAATTAGTCTTTGCCAACTCGGCTTTTGCGGAGAAAACCGGAGCCCCCTTATCGGTTTTGCTGGGCAAAACCAACCAGGAAATGGGACAACCCGATTCCGTGGCGATCCCCTATATGGACAAATTAAGGGAGGTTTTTGATACCGGCACGTCCCAGGACCATTACAATATATTCACCACTCCCAAAGGCATAACGCTCTATTACTCCGTCATTGTACCGGAATTGGCTTCGAACGGCAGGATTCAAAGCGTGCTGGCCATTGCACGGGATATTACGGAGTTGAAAGAAGCTGAGAAGCAGATTCAGGAGACCAATCAGCATTTACAGGCCGTTTTGAACAGTTCAACGTCCCTGATTGCTTTTTTCAAGGCCGTTCATGACGAACATCGCCAGATAATGGATTTCCGCCTTGCCGTCTGCAACGAGCGGTTTGCCGCCATGATGCATAAAACGGCGAGCCAGTTGCTTCATCAGCCGGTTGCCTATCTGGAAAAACAGTTGTGGCAGGAAAAGACGCTGGACATCCTGCGCCAGGTACGGTTAACCAATGAGCCTTTTTACGAAGAACGCCATACCCCGGATAATCCAGAGAGTCAATGGGTTGCCATCTCGGTGACCCGATTTGACGATGGTGTAGTTGTGAACGGCTTGGATATTACGGTACTGAAGCAAGCCGAGCAGCAGCAGCAGCAATTATTCAATGAAATACGGAATTCTAGTGATACGGTTACAAACCTTCACAACCTGCGTCAGTATATTAAAGAACGAGGAGAATTTCTACGACGTACGTCGCATGATCTGCGCGGCAACTTTGGTATAATTCAGGGAGCAGCCTCCATGCTCGATCTGGCAACCGACGAAGAAGAACGTGAGCAGATGCTAAGTATGTTACAGCGTAATATCAAACAGGCGACTGACATGCTTACCGAACTTCTTGACTTTGCCCGTCTGGAAGCCGGACAGGAACAGCGACATCTAGCCAGTTTCGATGTCGCCCAGCTACTGGATGAACTGATTGCCAGTTTGCAACCCATGGCCGATGAGCGAGCTTTGTGGCTGCGTGCTGACGGAGTACGTCCATTATTTGTCGAAGGAGACGCCATCAAAGTAAACCGGATTGCCCAGAACCTCCTGCTCAATGCCTTGACATACACGCAGACGGGGGGCGTTGCCGTCAACTGGGAGGCCGTAGAGAGCAGTGAGCGATGGCAGCTTACGATAACGGATAGCGGCCCTGGTCTTGCGCAAAAAGACATCTCGGCCATAAACAGTCGGCACGGCGAAGGCATTGGTCTCGCCATTGTCCGGCAACTCTGCGACCTGCTTGATGGCGATATAGCAGTTACCAGTAAACCGAAGGAGGGTACTCGGTTCGTTATATCATTCCCTTCCAGCTATCCAGTAACTAACTAA
- a CDS encoding chemotaxis protein CheB: MAKRDIIVVGASAGGVYALKELVASLPADCAASIFVVLHVSPHAPSYLPDILTHTGPLVATHPRDGEPIQPGRIYVAPPDHHMLIEYDQVIVKRGPKENRFRPSVDALFRSAAYTYGPRVIGVVLTGMLNDGTSGMWSIKRLGGTSIVQEPENAMYPSMPASVLEYVDVDYVLPISGMGSLLTELITEEILGKPFLSPEEEERMSAEINIAAEDSAFEQGILNLGELTPLTCPECNGALISIKEGKLIRYRCHTGHAFTASSLLAETTKSIEESFWKAAKSLEETVILLEQSGKQFAEGGNSEAAEQFFDKARQARERAKSAHELAYRQEKLSEDGTL; encoded by the coding sequence ATGGCGAAGCGAGATATCATCGTTGTTGGTGCGTCGGCAGGTGGTGTCTACGCGCTGAAAGAATTAGTTGCCTCGTTACCAGCGGATTGCGCTGCGTCGATCTTTGTTGTCCTGCACGTATCACCCCATGCCCCGAGCTATCTGCCCGACATTCTGACCCATACAGGGCCGTTAGTAGCCACGCATCCGAGAGACGGTGAACCAATTCAGCCAGGGCGCATCTACGTAGCACCCCCGGATCATCATATGCTGATCGAGTACGATCAGGTAATCGTTAAAAGGGGGCCTAAGGAAAATCGCTTTCGGCCATCAGTCGACGCTTTATTTCGCTCGGCAGCTTATACCTACGGTCCCCGTGTGATTGGTGTTGTGCTGACGGGTATGTTAAACGACGGTACATCGGGGATGTGGTCGATAAAGCGGCTAGGAGGAACCAGTATTGTGCAGGAGCCAGAAAACGCTATGTATCCCAGTATGCCAGCCAGTGTACTGGAATACGTCGATGTCGATTATGTGTTGCCAATATCCGGGATGGGGTCACTGCTGACAGAACTGATTACGGAGGAAATCCTGGGGAAGCCGTTTCTGTCTCCTGAGGAAGAGGAACGAATGAGTGCCGAAATCAATATAGCAGCCGAAGACAGTGCCTTCGAGCAGGGAATATTAAATTTAGGGGAGCTGACGCCATTAACCTGCCCGGAATGCAACGGAGCGCTGATTAGCATAAAAGAAGGAAAGCTAATCCGGTATCGCTGCCACACGGGTCACGCTTTTACGGCCAGTTCGCTGCTGGCCGAAACCACGAAATCGATAGAAGAATCGTTCTGGAAAGCGGCAAAAAGTCTCGAAGAAACGGTGATACTGCTGGAACAGTCGGGGAAGCAATTTGCCGAAGGAGGCAATTCGGAAGCCGCTGAGCAGTTTTTTGACAAAGCCCGGCAAGCTCGCGAGCGGGCTAAATCAGCCCACGAGCTTGCCTATCGACAGGAGAAACTCAGTGAAGACGGGACTCTTTAA
- a CDS encoding HdeD family acid-resistance protein, with protein sequence MENSIFKEVRRAVKNWWLLVLTGLLLIGLGVWILMTPLAAYASLAVLFSISLTIAGLVEVAFAVSNRDAIDGWGWTLVGGIIDLALGIYLLANPAVTLETLPILLGIWLLFRGFSAIGTSVALRSYGVANWGWLLALGLGIIVFAFVIMNNPELGALNIVIWTGVGFILAGIFRIMAGLRMRRLKERLDEHSDLI encoded by the coding sequence ATGGAAAACTCTATTTTTAAAGAGGTGCGCCGGGCCGTTAAAAACTGGTGGCTCCTGGTGCTGACGGGCCTGCTCCTGATCGGGCTGGGCGTCTGGATTCTGATGACTCCGCTGGCCGCCTATGCGTCGCTGGCTGTTCTGTTCAGTATCAGTCTTACAATTGCGGGACTGGTTGAGGTAGCCTTCGCCGTTTCCAACCGGGACGCCATCGACGGCTGGGGCTGGACGCTGGTAGGTGGTATTATTGACCTGGCACTGGGTATTTACCTATTGGCCAATCCGGCCGTTACGTTGGAAACCCTGCCAATTTTACTGGGAATATGGCTGCTTTTTCGCGGCTTTTCGGCGATAGGCACGTCAGTAGCCCTGCGCTCCTATGGCGTTGCGAACTGGGGCTGGCTACTGGCACTGGGGCTGGGGATTATCGTCTTTGCCTTTGTGATCATGAATAATCCGGAACTGGGCGCGCTGAACATCGTCATCTGGACGGGCGTCGGCTTTATTCTGGCCGGTATTTTTCGGATCATGGCTGGCCTGCGGATGCGCCGGCTGAAAGAACGGCTCGACGAACACAGCGATCTGATTTAA
- a CDS encoding D-alanyl-D-alanine carboxypeptidase/D-alanyl-D-alanine-endopeptidase gives MSKLLLALLTGLLLAGCSPARRLSHDLRTLPTYTDHSLGVAVYDPIRKKALIQHNADIPFTPASNTKLFSFYAGLLGISESLPALRYVVRQDSLIFWGTGNPLLLHPDLPDTSALAFLRSRPEQLFFSADNYSGPRFGPGWAWDDYNDDYSAELVSLPLYGNVVRFNKQGISPAAFRDSVRVLEAGSKQTGVHRAEFANTFTVPGTGVTSKQDVPFRWSPELAARLLSDTLHRPVGLVSSPVPADAQLLRGLSTDSLYKRMLYVSDNQFAEQVLFMLSAERRADKIDPTQARRWVADSVLRYPITKAKWVDGSGLSRYNLFTPNILIDLLGRIDARIPRQRLFALLPAAGRSGTLRSMGTSQQPYVYAKSGSMSAVYNLSGYILTQRGKTLYFSIMHNNFTQPVSEMRQRTTDLLRQIHERF, from the coding sequence ATGTCTAAACTGCTTCTTGCCTTATTGACCGGCCTGCTACTGGCTGGCTGCTCTCCCGCCCGGCGCCTGAGCCACGACCTGCGCACTCTACCAACCTATACCGATCATAGCCTGGGAGTAGCCGTATATGACCCTATTCGGAAGAAAGCGCTGATTCAGCACAATGCCGATATTCCGTTTACACCTGCCTCCAACACGAAGCTGTTCAGCTTTTACGCGGGGCTGCTGGGGATTTCAGAATCGCTGCCAGCGCTACGTTACGTTGTCCGGCAGGATTCGCTGATCTTCTGGGGAACGGGCAACCCGCTCCTGCTCCACCCCGACCTGCCCGATACGTCGGCGCTGGCCTTTCTGCGCAGTCGGCCAGAACAGCTATTCTTTTCTGCTGACAATTACAGCGGTCCACGCTTTGGGCCGGGCTGGGCCTGGGATGATTACAACGATGACTACTCGGCGGAGTTGGTATCACTGCCCCTGTACGGTAACGTCGTTCGTTTCAACAAGCAGGGTATTAGTCCTGCTGCTTTTCGGGATAGCGTCCGCGTTCTGGAAGCAGGCAGTAAACAGACAGGCGTTCACCGGGCAGAGTTTGCGAATACGTTCACGGTGCCCGGCACTGGCGTTACCAGTAAACAGGATGTACCCTTTCGGTGGTCGCCGGAGCTGGCGGCCCGGCTGCTGAGTGATACGTTACACCGCCCCGTTGGCCTGGTATCTTCTCCCGTTCCGGCAGATGCTCAACTATTACGTGGGCTATCTACTGATTCACTATACAAACGGATGCTTTACGTCAGTGACAATCAGTTTGCCGAGCAGGTCCTGTTTATGCTCTCCGCCGAACGTCGGGCAGACAAGATCGACCCCACTCAGGCCCGGCGCTGGGTAGCCGACAGTGTGTTACGTTACCCCATCACGAAAGCCAAGTGGGTCGACGGTTCCGGTCTGTCGCGCTACAACCTGTTTACGCCCAATATCCTGATCGACCTGCTGGGCCGCATCGATGCCAGGATACCCCGCCAGCGTTTGTTTGCCCTTCTGCCTGCCGCCGGTCGGTCGGGTACGTTACGTTCCATGGGCACCAGCCAGCAACCCTATGTGTATGCCAAGTCGGGGTCCATGAGTGCGGTGTATAACCTGAGCGGCTACATCCTGACGCAACGGGGAAAAACGCTCTATTTCAGCATTATGCACAACAATTTTACGCAGCCGGTCAGCGAAATGCGGCAGCGTACCACCGATCTGCTCCGGCAGATTCACGAGCGGTTCTGA